Part of the Labilibaculum antarcticum genome, TAAAGTTAAACATACTGGACAATCATAAACTATGGCTACTAAACTTGCTAAATATAACGAAGACATTGATAGGTTACTAAAGAAGGGTTATGCATTATCTATTGATAGCAATCACCTTGTTGTTAGGGATATTCCATATCTAGACAATAAAGGTGAATTAAATATTGGGGCAATTGTCTCAATACTGAATTCGATTGACCAGTATAAAGTTGGAATGGTAGATCATCAAATTTATTTTTGCGGTAGCCACCCTCATGAATTGAGTGGAAAACCAATCAGAAATTTAGGTGGTGGACCAGTACAATTAAAATTAACTTCAGATGATTTAATAGTGCAAAGATCATTTTCAAATAAACCTCCAAGTGGAAAGTTTGAAAATTGGTTTGATAAAATTGAGAGTTATGTCACCATTATTTCTGGACCATCTATGAATAAATTTGATATTCATCCATATACTTTTAGGGTTGTCGCAGAAAACTCAAATTCAGTATTCAAATTTAGAGATACTCTTTCTAGTAGATCTGAAATTGGTGATTTAAGTGCTAAACTTGAAGAAGATACTGTTGCGATTATAGGACTTGGAGGAACAGGGGCATATCTTTTAGATTTCCTTGTTAAGACTCCTGTTAAAGAAATTAGAGGATTTGATTTAGATTGGTATCATGTTCATAATGCTTTTCGTTCGCCTGGAAAATTAGAAGCAGATGAACTTGGTAAAAGAAAATCGGAAGTATATAAACAACGATACGAAGGCTTTCGTGATAATATTAATATCCACTCTAATTATATTACTTCTGATTCTGAAAAAGATTTAGTGGGTGTTACATTTGCTTTTGTATGTGTAGATAGTGGGACTTCTCGTGCTGAAATTTTTGAGTTGCTAATAAAATTGAAAATTCCTTTTATCGATATCGGTATGGGGCTTGATAGAAATATGGGGGCTATAAGCGGAATGCTTCGCACAACAAGTTTCTCTAAAGAATCAGCACAAAATCTAATGGAAAAAAGATTAGCTCCCCTGAGTGATATTCCTGATGATGTATATAAAAACAATATTCAAATTTCAGAGCTTAATGCATTAAATGCTTGTTTAGCAATAATAAAGTATAAGCAGTTAAGAGAATTTTATGTTGATGACAATTCTTATTATCATACATTATTTAATATCGACGGGCTAAATTGTTTTGGGGAAAATGGAAAGAATTAAACTATTAAAAGTACATTATTTACCAAAAGAACTTGAAGAAGGGTTTTTATATGTTTCTAAAGAATTTGGAGTTGCGGGACACTTATGTCCTTGTGGTTGTAAGAATAAAATAATAACACCACTTGATCTAGCTGAGTGGTCTTTTAAAGAGGTAAATAACAAACCAACTCTTTATCCATCTATTGGTAATTGGCAATTACCTTGTAAATCTCATTATTGGATTATAGATGGTAAAATAGTATGGTCATATCAGTGGAGTGAAGAACAAATTAAAGAAGGGGGCGAAGCCGAAGAAGAAAAGAGAAAGTCATATTATTATAATCTTGAAAATAAGTATAATAAACAATCTCTTTTCAAACGATTTATTAAATTTGTTTTTGGTAAATAGTTGAAGAAGTATAACCCTGAAATAATAAACTAACCGAACGGACGAAAAGGAACAACGAAGGCATAACAATGTATAAAAATAACAGCAGAGTCAGTAAAATTCAAGAGTTTTAGCCCACTTCAACT contains:
- a CDS encoding DUF6527 family protein, yielding MERIKLLKVHYLPKELEEGFLYVSKEFGVAGHLCPCGCKNKIITPLDLAEWSFKEVNNKPTLYPSIGNWQLPCKSHYWIIDGKIVWSYQWSEEQIKEGGEAEEEKRKSYYYNLENKYNKQSLFKRFIKFVFGK
- a CDS encoding ThiF family adenylyltransferase produces the protein MATKLAKYNEDIDRLLKKGYALSIDSNHLVVRDIPYLDNKGELNIGAIVSILNSIDQYKVGMVDHQIYFCGSHPHELSGKPIRNLGGGPVQLKLTSDDLIVQRSFSNKPPSGKFENWFDKIESYVTIISGPSMNKFDIHPYTFRVVAENSNSVFKFRDTLSSRSEIGDLSAKLEEDTVAIIGLGGTGAYLLDFLVKTPVKEIRGFDLDWYHVHNAFRSPGKLEADELGKRKSEVYKQRYEGFRDNINIHSNYITSDSEKDLVGVTFAFVCVDSGTSRAEIFELLIKLKIPFIDIGMGLDRNMGAISGMLRTTSFSKESAQNLMEKRLAPLSDIPDDVYKNNIQISELNALNACLAIIKYKQLREFYVDDNSYYHTLFNIDGLNCFGENGKN